One genomic window of Branchiostoma floridae strain S238N-H82 chromosome 4, Bfl_VNyyK, whole genome shotgun sequence includes the following:
- the LOC118413457 gene encoding 40S ribosomal protein S11-like gives MAEAAQTERAFQKQPTIFLNKKRVLGSKIKKKDMRYVRNVGLGFKTPREAIDGTYIDKKCPFTGNVSIRGRILTGIVVKLKMQRTCVIRRDFLHYVKKYNRFEKRHKNVSVHLSPAFRDVALGDVVTVGECRPLSKTVRFNVLKVTKRQGSQKSFAKF, from the exons ATGGCGGAGGCAGCACAG ACCGAGAGGGCTTTCCAAAAGCAGCCCACCATCTTCTTGAACAAGAAGAGGGTTCTGGGCAGCAAGATCAAGAAGAAGGACATGCGCTATGTTAGAAACGTCGGCCTGGGCTTCAAAACTCCCAGAGAG GCTATTGATGGGACGTACATTGACAAGAAGTGCCCGTTCACTGGCAATGTGTCGATCCGTGGGCGAATCCTGACGGGCATCGTGGTGAAGCTGAAGATGCAGCGCACCTGTGTGATCCGCAGGGACTTCCTCCACTACGTCAAGAAGTACAACCGTTTCGAGAAGCGCCACAAGAACGTGTCTGTGCATCTTTCGCCTGCCTTCAG GGATGTGGCGCTAGGTGATGTGGTGACTGTTGGCGAGTGTCGGCCACTCAGCAAGACCGTGCGATTCAACGTCCTCAAGGTTACCAAGCGACAGGGCAGCCAGAAAAGCTTCGCCAAGTTCTAG
- the LOC118413198 gene encoding very-long-chain 3-oxoacyl-CoA reductase-like yields MLETAGIVALSYIGFKLLWSLLKGIRNYMLSGPLGLSVNIKNCGSWAVVTGSTDGIGKAYAEELAARGLNIVLISRSEDKLKAVAAEIEGKAGVQTKIVVADFSSADIYDNISLQLEGLDIGCLVNNVGVGYKFPDFYANTPADMDEMMLNVNSLSVVKVCLGLMTRIVLPGMVERKKGVILNISSASGVIPTPLLSLYSASKAFVDYFSRCLAQEYRSKGIIIQSVTPNFVATKLSGIRKTSLFAPSPTSYVRSALNTVGLADHTFGYSTHALGGWLFDLLPQRLYMSVTMSIFLGVRKAALKKLQRKKEK; encoded by the exons ATGTTGGAAACGGCCGGGATCGTCGCCCTGTCGTACATCGGCTTCAAACTCCTGTGGTCTCTTCTGAAGGGCATCAGAAACTACATGCTGTCAGGGCCACTGGGGCTTTCTGTCAACATCAAAAACTGCGGTAGCTGGGCAG TTGTGACGGGCTCCACTGATGGCATTGGCAAGGCTTATGCAGAGGAG CTGGCAGCTCGTGGACTAAACATTGTTCTGATCAGCcgatcagaagacaaactgaaGGCTGTAGCAGCAGAGATAG AGGGAAAAGCTGGTGTCCAGACTAAGATAGTGGTTGCAGACTTCTCTTCTGCGGACATCTATGACAACATCAGTCTACAGCTGGAGGGACTTGACATTGGCTGTCTGG TGAACAATGTTGGGGTTGGCTACAAGTTCCCTGACTTCTACGCGAACACTCCTGCTGAT aTGGATGAGATGATGCTCAATGTCAACTCCTTGTCCGTCGTCAAGGTATGTCTTGGTCTT ATGACAAGGATTGTGCTGCCCGGCATGGTGGAGAG GAAGAAGGGTGTGATCTTGAACATCTCCTCTGCTTCTGGAGTTATCCCTACACCTCTGCTATCCCTATATTCTGCAAGCAAG GCCTTTGTGGACTACTTCTCTCGCTGCCTGGCACAGGAATACAGGAGCAAGGGTATCATCATACAG AGTGTGACTCCCAACTTTGTGGCCACCAAGCTGAGCGGGATCCGTAAGACAAGCCTCTTCGCTCCGTCTCCGACATCCTACGTACGCAGCGCCCTGAACACTGTCGGACTGGCTGATCATACATTTGGGTACTCAACACATGCTTTGGGT GGCTGGCTGTTTGACCTGCTTCCTCAACGACTGTACATGAGCGTTACCATGTCAATTTTTCTTGGTGTTCGCAAGGCTGCACTCAAGAAGCTTCAACGCAAGAAGGAAAAGTGA